The following nucleotide sequence is from Vitis vinifera cultivar Pinot Noir 40024 chromosome 14, ASM3070453v1.
agtaaataaataaaatttgtttttggtaATTTGTAAACTTTGGACTATGTATTTCTTGGAATCTTAAGAAGTCTagtctagtattttatttaaaccaaaagaaatatttattaaaatcaaagctAATTGAGTCATTTTGGTAGTGGTtcttataaagtgtttttaatatttttaatacttgaaattttttattattcaagtattaaaaatattagaaatattttttaaaatcactcatAAATGCATTCTAGGTCAATAATTTGTGAGAAATATGTCTTAATTACATTAAATAAGGTATACATACCTCTTCAAAGTTAAAACATCATTAGAATATGCAAAGCTAAAATCTGTTCAAATGGTGGGCCCATGGGCCCAGAAAGTGGGCCTTACGTGGCATACGGTGCGatgggttgggttgggttggcATTACGCCAGCCCATCAATCAATCTGCTCCAACCCGTTGCTGATCCCGTACAGCTTCATCCGTGTATGTTCGGACACATAAAATCCCAGCTCGCCGGAGCCAGACACGCAGCTGAAAATTCAAACGAACTCAATTGTAGAGAATGATTTCGAAGACAAAATCATCCGTGAGCTCACCATCTTTATCGATTATTTCCCGAAACCCCAACCATTACCAGAAAGGCAAAACTCATCTGCTGCTATCATCACCAAGGAAGGCATGGCCCTCGTTGAGCAATCACATCAAGTGGGAGGGGTTGAGAGTGATAAGGGGCAAGAAGCTCTTAAAGGATCTCAGCACTTGGGGGATCGGAGGCCCTTGTGACCATTTTCTCCAAGTCTTCACCCATTCCCAACTTCTCTCTGCTCTCAGGTTTCCACTTTCTCCCCCTTCATTCGCATCTGTCACTGTTCTAGTTTGTCAtggctttttaatttttaaaccccaaatgtaatttgatttttgatgCAATGCAGGTATTGTCGTGAGCATTCCATACCATTCATCATTGTTGGCAAAGGCTCAAATTGTCTCTTTGATGATTTGGGTTATGACGGTTGTGTTATTCAGAACCGGATTGAATTCCTGGAGAGGAATGAGCCTGGCATTTACAGGGCTGGAAGCGGTTTTCCGTTTAATCGGTTGGGCGTCCAATCTTCGAGCGAAGGGTACACTGGTCTTGAGTTTGCTGGGGGAATCCCTGGGACTGTTGGTGGGGCTGTATATATGAATGCTGGAGCAAATGGACAGGTAATTCTGACTATCGTGATGTGTTCAGTTGATGAAATGGTTCATGGGTGTTGATGTTTGTCTTGTGTTTAAAAGGAAACCGCTGGTGTTGTTCATGGGGTCGAGTTTGTTACAACCGAAGGCAGATTTCAGAGTCTGAACAGAACTGATCTCAAGTTTGGCTACAGATTATCGCCATTTCAGAATATGAAAAACTTGGCAGCCATTGTTGCTGTTACATTCCAGCTGAAGCACTCTGCTTCTGCAAGAAGAATGCAGCAACAATACTTGGAAAGGTAATCTCTTAGAAGGGTTCCTACGCCTCCTGAGGTAGATACTGATGGGGGTATATTCTGTTTCCAGGAGGCGATTATCTCAACCAGTTGGGGAGCAAAGCGCTGGATCAGTGTTCCGCAATCCTTCAAATTTAGGAGTCACAGCAGGTGAGTTGATTGAGAGAGCTGGATTGAAAGGTTATAAAGTGGGAGGCGCAATGGTTTCCAACATCCATGCCAACTTCTTCATTAATTCTGGTCAGTCAACTTCTCAAGACATGCTCGAATTGATC
It contains:
- the LOC100246414 gene encoding uncharacterized protein LOC100246414; its protein translation is MISKTKSSVSSPSLSIISRNPNHYQKGKTHLLLSSPRKAWPSLSNHIKWEGLRVIRGKKLLKDLSTWGIGGPCDHFLQVFTHSQLLSALRYCREHSIPFIIVGKGSNCLFDDLGYDGCVIQNRIEFLERNEPGIYRAGSGFPFNRLGVQSSSEGYTGLEFAGGIPGTVGGAVYMNAGANGQETAGVVHGVEFVTTEGRFQSLNRTDLKFGYRLSPFQNMKNLAAIVAVTFQLKHSASARRMQQQYLERRRLSQPVGEQSAGSVFRNPSNLGVTAGELIERAGLKGYKVGGAMVSNIHANFFINSGQSTSQDMLELIRLVKEKVYQRFGVQLKEEVLYVHPHGNV